The Quercus robur chromosome 7, dhQueRobu3.1, whole genome shotgun sequence genome has a segment encoding these proteins:
- the LOC126692527 gene encoding CBL-interacting serine/threonine-protein kinase 14-like — protein sequence MPERENENENENDAASTSEAASSSSTSTTSDAMNLFGKYEVGKLLGYGAFAKVYHARNVRTGQSVAIKAVSKQKVLKGGFTAHVKREISIMRRLHHPHIVKLFEVLATKTKIYFVMEFAKGGELFAKIARGRFSEDLSRRYFQQLISAVGYCHSRGVFHRDLKPENLLLDENWDLKVSDFGLSAVKDQIRPDGLLHTLCGTPAYVAPEILAKKGYDGAKVDVWSCGVILFVLNAGYLPFNDSNLMVMYRKIYNGEFRCPKWTTPDLRRFISRLLDTNPDTRITVDEIVRDPWFSKGYKEIKLVNDDVFDFKDYEDSNGKSLNAFDLISFSSGFDLSGLFGDPEISGERFMSEETPEKIIERIGEMAEAENLTVTKKDWKAKLEGQNGNFVVFVEVYRLTESLVIVQIQKRERETGTSLDIWNDKLRPQLDDLVYQQPEASVSGD from the coding sequence ATGCCGGAGAGAGAGAACGAGAACGAGAACGAAAACGACGCCGCTTCGACCAGCGAAGCGGCGTCGTCTTCGTCGACTTCTACGACTTCGGATGCGATGAACTTGTTCGGGAAATACGAGGTTGGGAAGTTGCTAGGCTACGGCGCGTTCGCGAAGGTGTACCACGCGCGGAACGTGCGCACGGGGCAGAGCGTGGCCATCAAGGCCGTGAGCAAGCAGAAGGTCCTCAAGGGCGGGTTCACGGCGCACGTTAAGCGCGAGATCTCTATCATGCGCCGGCTGCACCACCCGCACATCGTGAAGCTCTTCGAGGTTCTCGCCACCAAGACCAAGATCTACTTCGTCATGGAGTTCGCCAAAGGCGGCGAGCTCTTCGCGAAGATCGCGCGGGGCCGTTTCAGCGAAGATCTCAGCCGTCGGTATTTCCAGCAACTGATCTCCGCCGTCGGTTACTGCCACTCCAGAGGCGTGTTCCATCGCGATCTCAAGCCCGAAAATCTCCTCCTCGACGAAAATTGGGACTTGAAGGTCTCCGATTTCGGACTCTCCGCCGTAAAGGACCAGATCCGACCCGACGGTTTGCTCCACACGCTTTGCGGTACTCCCGCTTACGTGGCGCCGGAGATTCTGGCGAAGAAAGGCTACGACGGAGCCAAAGTCGACGTTTGGTCCTGCGGTGTGATTTTGTTCGTGTTGAACGCCGGTTACTTACCTTTCAACGATTCGAATCTCATGGTCATGTATCGGAAAATTTACAACGGCGAATTTCGGTGCCCGAAATGGACGACTCCGGATCTCCGCCGGTTCATCTCGCGATTGCTGGACACGAATCCCGATACGCGAATCACCGTCGACGAGATCGTCCGAGACCCGTGGTTCAGCAAAGGCTACAAAGAAATTAAGTTGGTAAACGACGACGTTTTTGACTTCAAGGACTACGAGGACTCGAACGGCAAGTCGTTGAACGCGTTTGATTTGATATCGTTTTCCTCCGGGTTTGACTTATCGGGTTTGTTCGGCGACCCCGAGATATCGGGCGAAAGGTTCATGTCGGAGGAGACACCCGAAAAGATAATAGAGCGAATCGGCGAAATGGCAGAGGCCGAGAATTTGACTGTGACGAAGAAAGATTGGAAGGCAAAGTTGGAAGGACAGAATGgtaattttgttgtgtttgttgaGGTTTACCGGTTGACGGAGAGTCTGGTAATTGTCCAGATACAGAAACGAGAAAGAGAGACCGGAACTAGCCTTGATATTTGGAACGATAAATTAAGGCCTCAGCTTGATGATTTAGTATATCAACAACCGGAAGCGTCTGTTTCAGGTGACTGA